One window of Magallana gigas chromosome 2, xbMagGiga1.1, whole genome shotgun sequence genomic DNA carries:
- the LOC105347333 gene encoding abasic site processing protein HMCES codes for MCGRTACTLAPDEICRSCSYSSHSGGRQEPQWRDPPGGQKYYPSHNVAPGAHTPVIISSHHRFGTEDDAVSTERVVQPMQWGLIPSWHKGSPKKVSYETNNCRSESMLEKPTYKVPLQRGRRCVVLADGFFEWKRDQAKKQPYFIYFPDKKDTDERETNSSCLKVKKEENGVSVKLERDSNLGIVKEEKENLEQEGGSECPADTSSLNPADVLLKKEIKTELNGTDKDHQAHKGGDKTKRLMTMAGVFDVWKSSDGSPPVLSYSVITVESSPAMMKVHHRMPALLLTDKEVQEWLDSENVPLEKAVNNIRATEEIQMHPVSDIVNNSRNKSPDCTKPIDLTKPKSTPSSNLMMKWLSKGKKEQSNEPPSKRIKTEPQ; via the exons ATGTGTGGGAGGACTGCATG TACCCTGGCCCCTGATGAGATCTGCCGGTCATGTAGCTACAGCAGTCACAGTGGGGGCAGACAGGAGCCTCAGTGGAGGGACCCACCTGGGGGTCAGAAATATTACCCCAGTCACAATGTGGCTCCAGGGGCCCACAC ACCAGTTATCATCTCCAGTCATCATAGATTTGGTACAGAGGATGATGCAGTGTCCACAGAGAGGGTGGTTCAGCCCATGCAGTGGGGACTGATCCCTTCCTGGCACAAAGGATCCCCAAAAAAGGTTAGCTATGAAACCAACAACTGTCGTTCCGAGAGCATGCTGGAGAAACCGACTTACAAGGTTCCACTGCAGCGAGGGCGGCGATGTGTGGTGCTGGCCGATGG ATTTTTTGAGTGGAAGAGGGACCAGGCAAAGAAACAGCcctactttatttattttcctgaCAAAAAGGACACTGATGAAAGAGAAACTAACTCTTCCTGTCTGAAAGTCAAGAAAGAAGAAAACGGGGTTAGTGTAAAATTGGAGAGAGACTCCAATCTGGGCAttgtaaaagaagaaaaagaaaacttgGAACAGGAAGGAGGCAGTGAATGTCCAGCAGACACAAGTTCCCTTAATCCTGCTGATGTAttgttgaaaaaagaaataaagacaGAACTTAATGGAACTGATAAAGACCACCAGGCACACAAAG GAGGGGATAAAACAAAGAGACTGATGACAATGGCGGGGGTGTTCGATGTCTGGAAATCCAGTGAT GGCTCTCCTCCAGTCCTCTCCTATAGCGTTATCACTGTCGAGTCTTCACCGGCAATGATGAAAGTCCACCACAGAATGCCA GCTTTATTGCTGACCGACAAAGAAGTTCAAGAATGGTTAGACTCGGAGAATGTTCCACTGGAAAAG gctgtcaataataTCAGAGCCACTGAAGAAATTCAGATGCATCCAGTATCTGACATAGTGAACAATTCCCGGAATAAGAGTCCAGACTGCACCAAACCTATAGATCTCAC GAAGCCCAAGTCTACCCCGAGCAGTAACCTGATGATGAAGTGGCTCTCCAAGGGGAAAAAGGAACAGTCAAATGAACCCCCATCTAAACGGATCAAAACAGAGCCTCAGTGA